A single genomic interval of Lathyrus oleraceus cultivar Zhongwan6 chromosome 7, CAAS_Psat_ZW6_1.0, whole genome shotgun sequence harbors:
- the LOC127104968 gene encoding cysteine-rich receptor-like protein kinase 43, with amino-acid sequence MSSSHHRRMDKSHTFLHSFLKHFKFGSTADQNDEAEIQRMASREQKIFSYETLVSATKNFDSKLGEGGFGPVYKGKLSDGREIAVKKLSQTSNQGKKEFMNEAKLLARVQHRNVVDLLGYCVHGTEKLLVYEYLPHESLDKFLFKPDKREQLDWKRRFGIITGVAKGLLYLHEDAHQCIIHRDIKASNVLLADKWVPKIADFGMARLFPEDQSQVNTRVAGTNGYMAPEYMMHGRLSVKADVFSYGVLVLELITGQRNSSFNLDVEEHNLFDWAYKMYKKGKCLEIVDTTLVSTAITEQVAMCIQLGLLCIQGDPQLRPTMRRVVVILSRKPPHNHMEEPTRPGIPGSRYRRPPGHSGLSSTIGSTSGGVSYSQSSDSSKNGTTLSRTVTGTSSGTAELDPRGKRPMKD; translated from the exons ATGAGCAGCAGCCACCACCGCCGTATGGACAAATCCCATACCTTTCTTCACAGTTTTCTCAAACACTTCAAATTCGGTTCCACTGCAG ACCAAAACGATGAAGCTGAGATACAAAGAATGGCTTCACGAGAACAGAAGATATTTTCATATGAAACCCTTGTTTCTGCCACCAAGAATTTTGATTCTAAATTAGGTGAAGGAGGTTTTGGACCTGTCTACAAG GGGAAATTGAGTGATGGTAGAGAAATTGCGGTGAAGAAATTATCACAGACATCAAATCAAGGGAAGAAGGAGTTCATGAATGAGGCAAAGTTGTTAGCTCGTGTGCAGCATAGGAATGTGGTGGATTTGTTGGGTTATTGTGTTCATGGCACAGAGAAGCTACTTGTTTATGAGTATCTTCCCCATGAGAGCCTTGACAAGTTTCTATTCA AACCTGATAAGAGAGAGCAGCTTGATTGGAAACGTAGGTTTGGAATAATCACTGGCGTGGCGAAGGGGTTACTCTATCTCCACGAAGATGCGCACCAGTGCATAATCCATCGTGACATTAAGGCAAGTAACGTATTGCTTGCTGACAAATGGGTGCCCAAGATTGCAGATTTCGGTATGGCGCGTCTCTTCCCTGAAGATCAAAGCCAAGTCAATACACGTGTCGCCGGAACAAA TGGATATATGGCGCCAGAATATATGATGCACGGAAGACTCTCTGTCAAGGCCGACGTGTTTAGCTATGGAGTTTTGGTACTAGAGTTGATCACTGGCCAAAGAAACTCTTCCTTTAATTTGGATGTGGAGGAGCATAACCTCTTCGATTGG GCATACAAGATGTACAAGAAAGGAAAGTGCTTAGAAATTGTAGATACTACATTAGTATCTACGGCTATAACAGAACAAGTAGCTATGTGTATTCAACTAGGTCTTCTATGCATCCAAGGAGATCCACAACTTCGTCCAACAATGAGACGCGTGGTGGTGATTCTTTCGAGGAAACCACCGCATAACCACATGGAAGAACCAACAAGACCAGGAATACCGGGTAGCAGATATAGAAGACCTCCTGGACACTCTGGTTTGTCTTCCACAATTGGCAGTACCTCTGGTGGTGTTTCTTATTCTCAGTCTTCGGATTCGAGTAAGAACGGTACGACTCTTTCTAGAACTGTCACTGGTACAAGTTCAGGTACTGCTGAGTTAGATCCAAGAGGGAAACGTCCAATGAAGGATTAG